In one window of Lampris incognitus isolate fLamInc1 chromosome 3, fLamInc1.hap2, whole genome shotgun sequence DNA:
- the cbll1 gene encoding E3 ubiquitin-protein ligase Hakai has translation MDESDNDLQGSDGSGSLGGPDVRRRIPIKLISKQPLRTKPQPRTQRPASRPSKPQAGEEEGFGFKQEERFDFGSKAGDVFASQRRFPQQLYWDYKLNLIGEKDEVPVHFCDKCGLPIQLYGRMIPCKHVFCYDCALLHEKKGDKMCPGLTLYNCTDPVQRIEQCQRGALYMCSIVQGCKRTYLSQRDLQAHVNHRHMRAAKSSGGRPEPVHLPQASEVPDRFRVPPPHLPKNHVHMQTQLQHGGHDPYGQPPPGSHDAPPQASALSRIATVTTRKHSNLITVPIQDDSSSSRDPLPAGPGPAQPSHHHPGEYPSQPPVVSHSHHMMAPPQQHYGPPPPPPPPINHPMQHPPQGSGTPHMVYNQAPPPPMSSAPPPITPPPGHIMGQMPPYMNHPPPGPPPQHSGPPVSAPPPHHYNPNSMQQFSEDQGTLSPPFSQPGGLSPGMWPAPRGPPPPRMQGPPPQGQMPGPHHPDQARYRPYYQ, from the exons ATGGACGAAAGCG ATAATGATCTTCAGGGAAGTGATGGCTCTGGGAGTTTGGGTGGGCCAGATGTCCGCAGACGAATCCCCATCAAACTCATATCCAAACAGCCCTTAAGGACCAAACCACAGCCCCGGACTCAGAGACCAGCTAGTAGGCCATCCAAACCTCAGGCTGGAGAGGAGg AGGGCTTTGGCTTTAAGCAAGAAGAGAGGTTTGACTTCGGTTCCAAGGCTGGTGATGTTTTTGCAAGTCAAAGAAGATTCCCCCAGCAGCTCTACTGGGACTATAAG TTGAATTTGATTGGCGAGAAGGATGAAGTACCTGTTCACTTCTGTGATAAATGTGGCCTTCCTATTCAGCTGTATGGACGGATG ATCCCATGCAAACATGTCTTCTGCTATGACTGCGCTTTGCTTCATGAGAAGAAGGGAGACAAGATGTGCCCAGG TCTCACACTCTACAACTGCACAGATCCGGTGCAGCGCATTGAGCAGTGCCAGCGAGGTGCCCTCTACATGTGTAGCATCGTGCAGGGCTGCAAGCGCACGTACCTGTCCCAGCGTGACCTACAAGCGCACGTCAACCACCGGCACATGAGAGCAGCTAAGTCCTCTGGTGGACGCCCGGAGCCCGTGCACCTGCCCCAAGCATCTGAGGTCCCTGACCGCTTCCGCGTGCCCCCGCCTCACCTCCCCAAAAACCATGTgcacatgcagacacagctcCAGCACGGGGGTCACGATCCCTATGGCCAGCCGCCGCCAGGCTCTCACGATGCCCCGCCCCAAGCCTCAGCTCTCAGCCGCATCGCCACGGTGACCACACGTAAACACAGCAacctcatcaccgtgcccatccAGGACGACTCATCATCCTCCCGGGACCCCCTCCCGGCTGGGCCAGGCCCTGCTCAGCCTTCTCACCATCATCCTGGGGAGTACCCCAGCCAGCCACCCGTAGTGTCCCATTCCCACCACATGATGGCACCACCTCAGCAGCACTAtggccccccaccccctcctcccccaccaaTTAACCATCCGATGCAGCACCCTCCGCAGGGCTCTGGGACGCCACACATGGTGTACAACCAGgcgcctcctcctcccatgtcctCAGCTCCCCCTCCAATCACCCCTCCACCAGGGCACATTATGGGCCAGATGCCCCCCTACATGAACCACCCACCCCCAGGACCTCCGCCCCAGCACAGTGGCCCCCCAGtcagtgcccccccaccccaccactatAACCCTAACTCCATGCAGCAGTTCTCTGAAGACCAGGGTACCCTAAGCCCCCCATTTAGCCAGCCAGGGGGGCTCAGTCCTGGGATGTGGCCGGCCCCGAGAGGTCCCCCTCCTCCACGCATGCAGGGCCCCCCACCCCAGGGGCAGATGCCCGGACCACACCACCCTGACCAGGCCCGTTACAGGCCATATTACCAGTAA